TACGCGAACGCCGCGCGCAGATCGCCCGCTGTGATCATCCCGCGCACCGCCGCCAACTCCCGCGCCAAGACCTCGGGAAACGTCGCGGCGCTCAGCCCCTCGCGCAGCCGCGCCTTGAGCTGTCCGGTCTCGGCGGCATCGAAACCGTGCAGGCGCAGCACGGACCACGTCGGCACCAGCCCCGCGCCGTGTTCGCCGAGCATATACGTCTGCACGCGCTGGCGCGTGATCCCTAGATCGCCCGCGATCTCGCGGCGCAAGCGCAGCGTATCCTGATACGCGCCCATGCCGAACACACGGTGCCGGCCAAGATGGCGGGCGAACACGGCCACGCCGAGTTCCACCGGATTGCTGACCACAATCACCAGCTCATGCCCATGCCCATGCCGCGCCAGCGCACCGGCGTAGGCCTCGAACAGCGGCAGGTTGGCCTGAGCCAGCGCATCGCGCGTCATCGGTTCGGCGGGATTGGTGGACAGCGTGCCGCCGGCGGCGAACACGACAATATCGGCGGTGACGTCCTCTGGCGCCAGCGTCACGTCCAGATCGGGCGCCGCCTCGAAAAAGGCATCGCGCAAGTCCACGACCATGCCGCGCAAGCGCGCCTCGGCACTCGGCCGCCCGACCAGCTGCAAGCGGTCGAACGAACCCAGCAGCCCTTTGAGAATAAGTTGTACGACGATCTGCTGCCCGGTTGTGCCGGTCGCACCGATCACTGCGATATCCATACTGAATTCATGCTCCTTAAGCCAATGGCGTCAGGCAGCGTGCACACACGATGCCAACCGCGTGCGGCGCATCAGACCGTATGCTTTATGATAGATGCCGCACCATGATGGGGCGCCGCAACGGCGCTCGCACCAGGAGAGCCCGATGCGTCTCACCCGCCTTATCGTCCCTGCTCTGGCTACCGCCGGCATCCTGACCGGCTGCGCCACCTCGCCCACCACCCGTCAGACACCGCGCTGCAAGGCGACGCAGCTCGCTCTGCATGCCGGACAGGCCGAAGCCGGCATGGGGCACGTCACGCTCCCGCTGGTGATCGAAAACCGCAGCAACGCACGCTGCGTGCTCTCCGGCACGCCGCGCCTGCAACTGCTCGCGGTCGGCCACCGCAAGCTGCCCACGCATCAGCGCGCCGATCCCTACGCGGCGCCAGCCGGCACGTTCACCCTTGCGCCGGGTGCCGCCGCGCGCTTCACGCTACATTACGCGACCGCCACCGGCTACAGTGGCGCCTCGTGTCCTTCCGCTGCGGCGCTGAACGTCACGCTGGCGCACCTGCGCCGCCCGCTGCACCTGCGACTGCGCATCGATGCCTACGGCGGCCTGCTGCCGCATCCGGCCTGCGGCACGCTGTGGGTCTCCCCGCTGCAACCCGGCGCGCCTCAACCCAACAACTGACGCAGGCCAGCCACGCCGGCCATGAGAAAGCGCAGACCGACGTATGCCATGACCAGGCCGATGACGGCATTGATCACGCGCCAGACAGCCGGGCGCGTCAGCCACGGCGAGAGCCGCGCCGCCAGCAAGGAAAGACCGAAAAACCAGATCCATGAGGCGCTCATCGCTCCGGCGGTGAAAGCCCAGTGGCTCGCGCCGGCGTACTGCGCCGAGAACGCGCCGACCAGTACGGTGGTGTCCAGCCAGGCATGCGGATTGAGCCAGGTGAAACCGAGGGTGGCCAGCACCACCTTGCCGGCGGTCTGCCGCGGGCCGTCAGTGGCCAGCCCGATGGACTGATCGCCATGCCAGGCATCGCGCAAGGCGCGGTAGGTGTAAACGGCCAGGAACGCCGCGCCAAACAGATAAAAGCCCGCTTCCAGCCAGGCGACACGCGCGATGAACGCGCCCAGGCCGGTCGTGCCCAGCAGGATCAGCGCGAAATCGGACAGCGTACACACGCCCGCGACCAACCAATGATACTCGCGCTTGAGTCCCTGGCGCAGCACATAGCTGTTTTGCACGCCGATGGCCGCAATGAGGCCGAGGCACAACAACAGGCCGTTGGCGAAAGGGGCGAAGAGTTGCGGATCAGTAGGCGGCATGGCCGGGCCTTGCGTGAAAGTCTAAAGAATCGAGGCGTGAAACGGCTCGATCGGGTCGGTGTCGCCCGCATCGGGACCGGACCGCGACGGACGGACGTGCAGTCACCCGACTACGGCGATCCACTCGGCTACGGCGATCCGATCCGGGGTCAGATCGCCGATGCGGTGAGCGTACTGCGCGTATCGGGCCGGTCGGCCATGTTCGCATAATCCCGAATGATCCATCAGGTACAACGATGGTTGCGCAGTGATTTGGGGGTTAACAGCAACTGTTCACTGGAATTTTCTTCTGCGATCATCATCGACGCCCCCCCGATCGAACACGCATCTGCGCTGTCCCCTTCAAAGTGTCGCCAGCTCCAGCGGCGCCTCGCCGTAGATATCCTTGGCCAGAGCGCGTAATGCGGAGCGCAGCCCCTCCTCCAGCGTCGGGTGATAAAACGGCAAGGTCAGCAGTTCGGCCACGCTCATCTCGCGCTGGATCGCCAATGCCAGCAGATGCGCGAAATGCTCGGCAGCCGGCGCCAGCATCTCGGCGCCAAGCAACAGGCCGGTACCGCGCGCGGCATAAATACGCGCCATACCACTGCCCTTGAGCATGGCCAGCGCACGCGCCTGCCGGGAAAAATCGAACTCGCCGACGACGAGATCCTCGCGCCCGGCCAGTTCCGCATAGGATTGGCCGACCACCGCGATCTGCGGATCGGTGAACGCGATGGCGAGCGGGACGCGGCGGCGGAACCGCGTCGGGCCATGCAATGCGTTCCAGGCCGCGATAAAGCCTTCGTCGGAAGCCTCGTGCAACAGCTGCAGCTCGCCATTGACGTCGCCGGTGATGAACACCGGCAGCTCGCCGACGCGCAATGTATGTCGATCAAATTCCGGCAGTCCGCGCCGGTCCAGCGGCACGCCAAGGGTTTCCAGGCCCAGTCCATCGATGTTCGGGCGGCGCCCCATCGCCGCGAGCACCTGATCGAACTCGTGCGCCTCGCGGCCGTCGTCGACCACGATCCCGCCCGCGCCTTCACGCAACTCCACCGCGCGCCCCAGGTGCAGCGGAAATTCTTCGCCCATCGACTGCCGGGCCGCTTCCTGCACCACAGGGTCGCTCAGCGAACCGAGTGATTCGCGCATCTCGTAGCCGACCACGTCCAGACCGAAACGCGCCAACGCCTGCCCCAGTTCGACGCCGATCACGCCGAGGCCGATCACCGCGATGCGCCGCGGCAGGGTTGCACATTCAAACACGTCGTCGGTGGTTATCACGCGCTCCGCGAAAGCGCGCCAGGGCGCCGGCACGACCGGCCGCGTGCCGGTGGCGATAATCACCTGTTCGGCCTCGATGACCTCGTCGTCGCCACCGTCGGCCCGCTCCACCACAATGCGCTGCGGCCCGTCCAGGCGCGCCCGACCGGCGATACTGCGCTCACCCAGTTGGTCGGTGGCGCCGAGCACGCCGTTGACGCGGGCGTCGCGATAGTCGCGTACGCGCTGCAACACGGCGGCGATGTCGACCGACAGGCCTTCGCCGCCGAGAATGCCGAGCGTATCGAAATCATGGCGCCGATGGTAATCATCGGCAGCCTGAATCAGCGCCTTGGACGGCATGCATCCGACCCGGGCGCAAGTCGTCCCGTACGGACCATGATTGACGATCACGAACTCATCGGTGTGCTTGCGCACCTGAGCCAGAGCGGTCAGGCCGGCGCTGCCAGCGCCGAGAATGGCGATGCGGACTTTGCGCATGGGCGGCGTTCTCCGAGTGTGGGGCGAAACATAAACCAGCAGTTTACCCGCTCGGGCTCGTGACGCCCAACGACGCGGCACGCCGCATGTGGTGAATCCTGGCGCGACGGTAAGGCAGCCGTGCAGCTGCAGCCGGCACCTAACCCGGATGGTTCACAAATGCCCGCCGATCTCACGAGCCTCTTGAGTCCACAAGAAATAATTGACTCAGACGGCCGGACTCACAGATACGCCGCTCCTTCGACAACATTTCTAGTGCAACCCCTATCCGGCGCGATCTCAGCACTCGTTGTGAAACATCCGGGCTGACGCTCGACTGTAAAGTTTTGTTGACGAGAAGAAAATGTCTACTAGAATCCATTCCACAGACTCGGACGTCCCCGCGCGGGTGTAGTTTCCTGACCCGCGCGAATGCGTACCTGCCTGTGCCGGCAGACACCCGGCAACGAAACCACAACGGTCATTCTTACGGAGGAGAACATGCGTCACTTTCGCATCAAGCACCTGGCAGGTGCGGTCGCCCTGTCCTGCGCGTTCGTCGCGGGCAATGTCATGGCCGAACCGACGGTCAGCGTACTCAACTGGTGGACATCCGGTTCCGAATCCAAGGCCATGGGCGTGCTGCAGGAAATGCTCGGCAAGGAAGGCATCAAGATGGTCAACGATGCAGTCGCCGGTGGCGGCGGCGCCAATGCCCGCACCATTCTGAAATCCCGCATCGTATCCGGCAACGTGCCGGGTGCCGCCCAGATCAAAGGCGTCAGCATCCAGCAGTGGGGCCGCACCGGCCTGCTCGGCAACGTCAACGCAGTGGCCGAATCGCAGCACTGGAACAAATTGCTCGATCCGGTCTTTCTGAAACTGCTCAAATACAACGGCAACTATGTCGCGGTGCCGTTCGATAATCACCGCGTCAACTGGATGTGGATGAACCCCGAACTGATGAAAAAGGCCGGCGTCGCACACATGCCGACCACTTGGGACGAACTCGTCAGCGCGCTGAAGAAATTCAAGGCAGCGGGCATCACCCCGATCGCCGGCGGCGGCAACACCTGGCAGGTCGCGACCGAGTTCGGCCCCGTCGTTCTGGCTACGGGCGGTCCGAAGTTCTATGACGATGCCTTCGTCAAACTCGACACCAAGGCGCTCAACAGCCCGACCATGATCAAGGCCTTCAAACGGCTGCGCGTGCTCCAGAAGTACACCGACCCGAACGGCGTCGGTCGCTCCTGGAACCACGACACGGCGATGGTCGCCAACGGTCAGGCCGCGATGCAGTTCATGGGCGACTGGGCCGAAGGTACGCTGATGGTCATGCACAAGACCCCGGGCAAAGACGTGCTCTGCGCACCCTTCCCCGGCACCAACGGCAGCTTCATCTACAACGTGGACACCATGGTGTTCTTCAAGCAGGGCAACGCGGAGGCGCGCAAGGCGCAGGACGCGATGGCCAAGACCGTCATGTCGGAAAAGTTCCAGATCCTGTTCAACAAGGTCAAGGGTTCGATCCCGGCCCGCCTGCACACGCCGATGAGCAGTTTCAACAGCTGCGCACAGACCTCGGCGAAAGACTTCGCGCAGGCCTCGAAGAACCACGCGCTGGTGCCCAGCATGTCGCAGAACATGTCGACCTACAACGCCACCACCGGCGCCATCTTCGACGTGCTCGGCCAGTTCTACAACTCCAACATGAGCGCGCAGACCGCCGCCGATCAGCTTGCGAAGCAGGTTGCCGTGGCCAAGTCGCAACTCTGACCGAAGCCCTCATCCTAGGAGCCTGTCGGACTTGGAGGATCGTAGCGAGGCGAGTGGGGAATGGAGGCCAGTTTCACGGTCTTTTGAGGACAATAGTGGTTCTATTCGACGAAAAAGAGCGTGGAAATGGGCCCATTATCCCATCGCCGCAGCCGATTCTTTCCAAGTCTAACAGGCTCCTAGGCCCGTTCTGGCCCGGCAACTTGTAGGAATGTGACCTCGCTCCGGCGCTGTCGCGTCCCCGTCCTGTAGGAGATATTTTCATGAGCGCGGCGTATGAAGACGCGTCCCGGTCCGGTATCGGGAATCGACTGCAACGGCTGCTGCCGAAACTGGTGCTCAGCCCGACTTTCCTGGCGGCCGTATTTTTCCTTTATGGTTTCATCGTGTGGACGATCTGGCTGTCGTTGACGCGCTCCACGCTGCTGCCCTCGAACACCTGGGCCGGGCTCGCGCAATACCGCTACCTGTTCGACAACGGCATCTGGTGGACCTCGTTGATCAATCTGGGCATTTTCGGCGTGCTGTATATCGGTCTGTCGATGGCGATCGGGCTGTTTCTGGCGATCCTGCTCGACCAGCGTATCCGCGGCGAGGCGATCTTCCGCGTGGTTTATCTCTACCCGATGGCGCTCTCGCTGATCGTCACTGGCGTGGCCTGGAAATGGATGCTCAACCCGGGCCTCGGCGTGCAGCAACTGGTCCGCGACCTCGGCTTCACGCACTTCAGCTTCAACTGGCTGATCAACCCGCAAATGGCGATCTACACCCTGGTCATCGCCGCCGTGTGGCAATCTTCCGGTTTCGTCATGGCGCTGTTTCTCGCCGGGTTGCGCGGCGTGGACGATGCCGTCATCAAGGCGGCGATGATCGACGGCGCCAGCCTGCCACGCATTTACTGGAGCGTCGTCATTCCCAGTCTGCGACCCACCTTCTTCAGCGCGCTGATCCTGCTCACCGGACTGGCCATCAAGAGCTTCGATCTGATCATGGCCATGACCGGCGGCGGCCCCGGCTTCGCCACCTATCTGCCGGCCAATTTCATGTACGACTTCGCCTTCCAGCGAGGCCAGATTGCCATGGGTGCGGCCAGCGCCGTGATGATGCTGATTGCCGTCGGCCTGCTCGTCGGTCCGTTCATCCTGCTCGAATCACGGAGAAAGAGCGATGTCTGAACGCGACATGAGCCTGCACCGGCATACGCCCCGGCTCGGGCGCCTGGTCATCTACACGATTCTGATCCTCGCCGCGGTGTTCTACCTGACGCCGCTGTACGTGATCGTCATCACGTCGATCAAATCCCTGCAGGCGATCCATCTCGGCAACCTCCTCTCGATACCACTGCACCCGACGCTGCAACCCTGGCGCGAAGCCTGGTCCAGCGCCTGCTCGGGCGCCACCTGTCAGGGCGTGCAGGTGTACTTCTGGAACTCCGTGCACCTGGTGATCCCGGCCGTGCTCATCTCCACGGCCTTCGGTGCGGTCAACGGCTACGTGCTGACTCAGTGGCGTTTCCGCGGCAGCGACCTGTTCTTCACCCTGCTGCTGATCGGCACCTTCATCCCGTTCCAGATGGTATTGCTGCCGATGGCCTGGGTGCTTGGCAAAATTCACCTGCAAAACTCCATCGCCGGCCTGGTGATG
This genomic stretch from Acidihalobacter ferrooxydans harbors:
- a CDS encoding dihydrolipoyl dehydrogenase, with the translated sequence MRKVRIAILGAGSAGLTALAQVRKHTDEFVIVNHGPYGTTCARVGCMPSKALIQAADDYHRRHDFDTLGILGGEGLSVDIAAVLQRVRDYRDARVNGVLGATDQLGERSIAGRARLDGPQRIVVERADGGDDEVIEAEQVIIATGTRPVVPAPWRAFAERVITTDDVFECATLPRRIAVIGLGVIGVELGQALARFGLDVVGYEMRESLGSLSDPVVQEAARQSMGEEFPLHLGRAVELREGAGGIVVDDGREAHEFDQVLAAMGRRPNIDGLGLETLGVPLDRRGLPEFDRHTLRVGELPVFITGDVNGELQLLHEASDEGFIAAWNALHGPTRFRRRVPLAIAFTDPQIAVVGQSYAELAGREDLVVGEFDFSRQARALAMLKGSGMARIYAARGTGLLLGAEMLAPAAEHFAHLLALAIQREMSVAELLTLPFYHPTLEEGLRSALRALAKDIYGEAPLELATL
- a CDS encoding malate dehydrogenase, which produces MDIAVIGATGTTGQQIVVQLILKGLLGSFDRLQLVGRPSAEARLRGMVVDLRDAFFEAAPDLDVTLAPEDVTADIVVFAAGGTLSTNPAEPMTRDALAQANLPLFEAYAGALARHGHGHELVIVVSNPVELGVAVFARHLGRHRVFGMGAYQDTLRLRREIAGDLGITRQRVQTYMLGEHGAGLVPTWSVLRLHGFDAAETGQLKARLREGLSAATFPEVLARELAAVRGMITAGDLRAAFAYVRTLPPELRVALRPYAAHYSGAKTAVATANATVDMLRVVLSGHQTVMAAQVALAGDWPGLHGVLGVPVLVGHQGWLHVDPLELAADEEAHLLAVGHEVSGKLRQWEGAR
- a CDS encoding DUF4232 domain-containing protein; its protein translation is MRLTRLIVPALATAGILTGCATSPTTRQTPRCKATQLALHAGQAEAGMGHVTLPLVIENRSNARCVLSGTPRLQLLAVGHRKLPTHQRADPYAAPAGTFTLAPGAAARFTLHYATATGYSGASCPSAAALNVTLAHLRRPLHLRLRIDAYGGLLPHPACGTLWVSPLQPGAPQPNN
- a CDS encoding carbohydrate ABC transporter permease, whose product is MSAAYEDASRSGIGNRLQRLLPKLVLSPTFLAAVFFLYGFIVWTIWLSLTRSTLLPSNTWAGLAQYRYLFDNGIWWTSLINLGIFGVLYIGLSMAIGLFLAILLDQRIRGEAIFRVVYLYPMALSLIVTGVAWKWMLNPGLGVQQLVRDLGFTHFSFNWLINPQMAIYTLVIAAVWQSSGFVMALFLAGLRGVDDAVIKAAMIDGASLPRIYWSVVIPSLRPTFFSALILLTGLAIKSFDLIMAMTGGGPGFATYLPANFMYDFAFQRGQIAMGAASAVMMLIAVGLLVGPFILLESRRKSDV
- a CDS encoding LysE/ArgO family amino acid transporter, producing MPPTDPQLFAPFANGLLLCLGLIAAIGVQNSYVLRQGLKREYHWLVAGVCTLSDFALILLGTTGLGAFIARVAWLEAGFYLFGAAFLAVYTYRALRDAWHGDQSIGLATDGPRQTAGKVVLATLGFTWLNPHAWLDTTVLVGAFSAQYAGASHWAFTAGAMSASWIWFFGLSLLAARLSPWLTRPAVWRVINAVIGLVMAYVGLRFLMAGVAGLRQLLG
- a CDS encoding carbohydrate ABC transporter permease, which encodes MSERDMSLHRHTPRLGRLVIYTILILAAVFYLTPLYVIVITSIKSLQAIHLGNLLSIPLHPTLQPWREAWSSACSGATCQGVQVYFWNSVHLVIPAVLISTAFGAVNGYVLTQWRFRGSDLFFTLLLIGTFIPFQMVLLPMAWVLGKIHLQNSIAGLVMVHVIYGLAFTTLFFRNFYITIPRELVKAAMIDGAGFFTIFWRIMLPVSTPIFMVTIIWQFTQIWNDFLFGVVFTSGAIHPITVALNNLVNTSTGVRRYNVDMAAALIAALPTLLVYLIAGKYFVRGLTAGSVKG
- a CDS encoding ABC transporter substrate-binding protein, which gives rise to MRHFRIKHLAGAVALSCAFVAGNVMAEPTVSVLNWWTSGSESKAMGVLQEMLGKEGIKMVNDAVAGGGGANARTILKSRIVSGNVPGAAQIKGVSIQQWGRTGLLGNVNAVAESQHWNKLLDPVFLKLLKYNGNYVAVPFDNHRVNWMWMNPELMKKAGVAHMPTTWDELVSALKKFKAAGITPIAGGGNTWQVATEFGPVVLATGGPKFYDDAFVKLDTKALNSPTMIKAFKRLRVLQKYTDPNGVGRSWNHDTAMVANGQAAMQFMGDWAEGTLMVMHKTPGKDVLCAPFPGTNGSFIYNVDTMVFFKQGNAEARKAQDAMAKTVMSEKFQILFNKVKGSIPARLHTPMSSFNSCAQTSAKDFAQASKNHALVPSMSQNMSTYNATTGAIFDVLGQFYNSNMSAQTAADQLAKQVAVAKSQL